A single region of the Oncorhynchus keta strain PuntledgeMale-10-30-2019 chromosome 4, Oket_V2, whole genome shotgun sequence genome encodes:
- the LOC118370129 gene encoding YTH domain-containing family protein 3-like — MSATTVDQRPKGQGNKVQNGSMHQKDGVNDEDFEPYLSSQTNQNNSYPPMSDPYMPSYYAPSIGFPYSLGEAPWSTAGDPPMPYLTTYGQMSNGEHHFIPDGVFSQPGALGNTPPFLSQHGFNFFPGNADYSTWGTSVSQGQSTQSNAYSNSYGYTPSSLGRAITDGQAGFSSDAQLSKVPVLSSIEQGMTGLKLGTDMGAAVTKTVGSPLGGMSSMAANSMPPLVSSSAPKPTSWAAIARKPAKPQPKVKPKANMGMGGPTIPPPPIKHNMNIGTWDDKGSLNKPPLAQTMMPPQTMVQQTLMGQPLLQSPLPHQHQPQHQPQHQHQHQQHHQPFQLQSLQSPQHPQQIPPGPPHPHPHQNFSSQPGPPQPIHQHQHSQLPPQNRWVAPRNRGTFNQGGVEGFGMGVGGVPLSASPCSGEVHPVLEKLRALNNYNPKDFDWNLKNGRVFIIKSYSEDDIHRSIKYSIWCSTEHGNKRLDGAYRSLGAKGPLYLLFSVNGSGHFCGVAEMRSPVDYNSYAGVWSQDKWKGKFEVKWAFVKDVPNNQLRHIRLENNDNKPVTNSRDTQEVPLEKAKQVLKIIATFKHTTSIFDDFAHYENRQEEEEALRRERNRNPQ, encoded by the exons ATGTCTGCAACCACAGTCGATCAG AGACCCAAAGGACAAGGAAATAAAG taCAAAACGGATCAATGCATCAGAAGGATGGAGTAAACGATGAAGACTTTGAACCTTACCTAAGCAGCCAGACAAATCAG AATAACAGCTACCCACCAATGTCCGACCCCTACATGCCCAGCTACTATGCTCCCTCCATAGGCTTCCCTTACTCCCTGGGAGAGGCGCCCTGGTCCACTGCGGGGGACCCCCCCATGCCCTACCTGACCACCTATGGACAGATGAGCAATGGCGAGCACCACTTTATCCCTGACGGGGTGTTCAGCCAGCCGGGCGCCCTGGGCAACACCCCTCCCTTCCTCAGCCAGCACGGCTTCAACTTCTTCCCTGGAAACGCAGACTATTCCACCTGGGGCACCAGTGTCTCTCAGGGCCAGTCCACACAGAGCAATGCCTATAGTAATAGTTATGGTTACACCCCTAGTTCCCTGGGGAGGGCTATAACTGACGGACAGGCAGGCTTCAGCAGTGACGCCCAGCTCAGTAAGGTCCCGGTGCTGAGCAGCATCGAGCAGGGCATGACTGGGTTAAAACTGGGAACGGACATGGGCGCCGCCGTCACCAAGACTGTCGGCTCGCCCCTCGGGGGCATGAGTAGCATGGCGGCCAATAGCATGCCACCGTTGGTTAGTTCCTCAGCCCCCAAACCCACGTCCTGGGCGGCCATCGCCAGGAAGCCGGCCAAGCCCCAGCCCAAGGTCAAGCCCAAAGCCAACATGGGGATGGGGGGCCCAACCATTCCCCCGCCGCCCATCAAGCACAACATGAACATTGGCACCTGGGACGATAAGGGCTCCCTCAACAAGCCCCCCTTAGCTCAGACCATGATGCCCCCTCAGACCATGGTGCAGCAGACCCTGATGGGCCAGCCCCTGCTGCAGAGCCCTCTGCCCCACCAACATCAGCCCCAACATCAGCCCCAACACCAGCACCAACACCAGCAGCACCACCAACCCTTTCAGCTGCAGTCGCTCCAGTCCCCCCAACACCCCCAGCAGATTCCCCCAGgccccccacacccccacccccaccagaACTTTTCCTCCCAGCCCGGCCCCCCCCAACCCATTCATCAACACCAACACTCCCAGCTCCCACCCCAGAACCGCTGGGTGGCTCCTCGGAACAGGGGCACCTTCAACCAGGGGGGGGTGGAAGGCTTTGGGATGGGTGTTGGTGGGGTCCCCCTCAGTGCCTCTCCCTGCTCCGGGGAGGTGCACCCCGTGTTAGAGAAACTGCGGGCCCTCAACAACTACAACCCCAAAGACTTTGACTGGAACCTGAAGAACGGCCGCGTGTTCATCATCAAGAGCTACTCTGAGGACGACATCCACCGCTCCATCAAGTACTCCATCTGGTGCAGCACCGAGCATGGCAACAAGCGCCTGGACGGGGCCTACCGCTCGCTGGGGGCCAAGGGACCCCTCTACCTGCTGTTCAGCGTCAATGGCAGTGGTCATTTCTGCGGCGTGGCAGAGATGCGCTCGCCTGTGGATTACAACTCCTACGCAGGCGTTTGGTCTCAGGACAAGTGGAAGGGCAAGTTTGAGGTGAAGTGGGCGTTTGTGAAGGACGTGCCCAACAACCAGTTGAGGCACATCAGGCTGGAGAACAATGACAACAAGCCCGTCACCAACTCCAGGGACACTCAGGAGGTGCCTCTGGAGAAGGCCAAGCAAGTGCTTAAAATTATCGCAACTTTCAAGCATACCACCTCAATCTTTGATGACTTTGCACATTATGAGAACcgccaggaggaggaagaggcccTGCGGAGG
- the LOC118370120 gene encoding palmitoyl-protein thioesterase ABHD10, mitochondrial-like, with product MAAVALKSCRKGLPHILRDGAVATLSPKALGGVRQKSSVQYATRPELPKLAYCRVKGKSPGVVFLPGYGSNMNGQKAEALEEFCRSLGHSYLRFDYTGHGLSEGVFTEGTIGTWKKDVLFVLDELTEGPQIMVGSSMGGWLMLLAAIARPEKTAALVGISTAADHIVTAFKSMSLEVRKEIEEKGVLTVPTKHSEEGTYTFTIGFLKEAENHCVLQSPIPITCPVRLIHGLKDDDVPWHISMQVAERVLSPDVDVILRRHGQHRMAEKDDIRLMVYTIDDLIDKLTTLV from the exons ATGGCAGCCGTCGCCCTGAAGTCCTGTCGCAAAGGACTGCCTCACATTTTGAGGGATGGAGCAGTCGCTACTCTCTCGCCAAAGGCTTTGGGAG GGGTGAGACAGAAGTCCTCTGTACAGTATGCAACAAGACCAGAGCTCCCTAAGCTGGCCTACTGCAGGGTAAAGGGGAAGAGTCCAGGCGTGGTCTTCCTGCCTGGGTATGGATCCAACATGAATGGCCAGAAAGCTGAGGCCCTGGAGGAGTTCTGCAGGTCTCTTGGACACTCATATCTTAG GTTTGACTACACAGGCCATGGGTTATCGGAgggggtgttcactgaagggacCATCGGCACCTGGAAAAAAGATGTCCTCTTTGTGTTGGATGAACTAACAGAGGGTCCACAG ATCATGGTGGGGTCCAGTATGGGCGGCTGGCTCATGCTGTTGGCAGCTATCGCCAGGCCAGAGAAGACTGCAGCTCTGGTGggcatatccacggcagcagacCACATCGTCACAGCCTTCAAGTCAATGTCTTTAGAG GTGCGTAAGGAGATTGAAGAGAAGGGCGTGCTGACTGTGCCCACCAAGCACAGCGAAGAGGGCACCTACACGTTCACTATTGGCTTCCTGAAGGAGGCGGAGAACCATTGTGTCCTCCAGagccccatccccatcacctgCCCTGTGAGGCTCATCCACGGCCTGAAGGACGACGACGTGCCCTGGCACATCTCCATGCAAGTGGCCGAGCGTGTCCTCAGCCCCGACGTGGATGTCATCCTCCGCCGCCACGGTCAGCACCGCATGGCCGAGAAGGATGACATCAGGCTCATGGTCTACACCATCGACGACCTCATAGACAAGCTGACCACCCTCGTTTGA